GCCGCGCTGCACCTGGAAACGCGCCTCGAACGAGGCGTGCTCGGAAAGAATCCGGCCACTGGGCGGCGGCGAACTCATCCCCTCCCAGAGCACGAAACGGTAGAAGGCCGACTCGGCCATCGCCGTTTCCAGTTTCAGTGCCGCATAGAAGAGACTCGGCTCATTCCGCCGACCAAAGCGCGAACCCCAGCGCAGCGGGGGATAGCGGAACGGAGTCTTCAATAGATAATGCAGGTGCTCGGCAGGCGGCGGCATGCGCGGTTTGCTGGTTTCCAGCAACTCCTCCAGCAGCGCCTGCTCCGCCAGGGTGTCCACCAGTTGCAGCGTGGCTACCTGGCCCTGGCTCTCCACCAGGCGCACCAGGCGCCCACGAATCGGACCGACGACCGACTCCGGTGCATGCCGTGCCCAGATCCGGGCGCCCGTTTCGAAGGACATTCAGACCTTGCCCCGGATGGCATCCAGATATTCGACCACCGCCACCAGCCCCTGCACTTGCTCCATCAACTGCAGCGGCACGCCGCTCAAGTGACGGTTCTCGGTACGCAGGAAGTGGCGCATGTCCTCCAGATTGCCGCCGAACAGGGCAAACAGCGCGCGATAGACCCGCACCAGCAACAGGGCCAGTTCGCCGGTCTTGCTGTCCACCCGCAGACCGCCTTGCTTCCAGCGGCTGACGGCGCTACGGTCCACCCCTACGATCGCCGCCAGTTCCTGCTGGGTCATCGCCAGATGTTCGCGAGCCGTGAGTACCGCCTTGGCCAGTACGGCATCGGCTGCGGGGCTTTCGCGTAACAGGGCACTCATGGCGACCTCCTCATCGTGCATTTTCAGCAAATATACCACTGAATGCCGATAAGACACGAACATCCCTCATCGCGCCTGTCGCTTCGTGGCGGCAAAGCCCGCACAATGCACAGCCCGACCGACGACGCCCCGTGATGAACAAGCAGCAGGTCTACCAGCACATTCTCGCCAGGCTCGCGCAAGACCTGGAAATCGCCGTACGCGCCGCCAGGACGGCCCATGAAACGGCCACCCACGAAGAGAACATCGCCGAAAACAAGTACGACACGCTCGGGCTCGAAGCGGCCTATCTCGCTGCCGGCCAGTCGCGCCGCGTCGAGGAAATCCGCCAGGCGCTGTCCCTGTTCGAGAACCTGCAACTGCGCGATTTCGACGAAGAGTCGGGCATCCAGACCAGCGCCCTGGTGGAACTGGTCAACGACAGCGGCCAGCGGCGCTGGGTCTTCCTCGGCCCCGATGCCGCCGGCCTGAAAGTACGACACGAAGGCACCGAAATCCTCGTCATCACCAGCCGCGCACCACTGGGCAACGCCCTGCTCCACCGCCTGCCCGGTGACGAGCTGGAAATCGGCCAGGGCAACGCCCGCCAGTGCTACGAAATCCTCGACGCCTACTGAGCCTCGGCGCCGATCGAGCACGCCCGCAGCCATTGGTGCAACTCGCGCAAAAAAACAGCGGGGCGAACCCGTCATGCCCGCTGTCCCGAGCCAGACTATGCTTCTAGGCCACACCCACGCCCTAGCCTCAAGCCCCCTGGCCTCAAGGAGAAGCATCATGCTGTTCAACTGGTCCGAATACGTGCCCGCCGTGAAAAAAGCCTTCGGCGCCCTGGGCAAGAAACATCCGAAAATGATCGCCGCCTACCAGGCCCTCGACGCCGCTGCCGCCGATGGCGACGCCCTGGACGCCAAGACCCGCGAGCTAATCGCGATTGCCGTGGCCATCACCACCCGCTGCGACGGCTGCATCGGCGTTCATACCGAAGCCGCCCGCAAGGCCGGCGCCACCGAAGCCGAAGTCGCCCAGACCCTGGCCACCGCCATCGCCCTGAACGCCGGCGCTGCCTACGTCTACTCCCTGCGCGCAATGGAGGCCTTCGATTCCTCCGCGCAGAAATAGGCCCGTGCCCGCGACGCCTTCACCGCGTCGCGGACACCACTTTCCTGATCGACAGCGATGGGATATCGGTGGAACACCCGTCCCAAGGCCTGACGGCTCATACGTCGCTCTCCGGGACAGCGTCGATACACTGACGAGACTCGAGCACGACGTGATGGCCTCTGTACCCTACTTCCGCTTGCCATTGATGCAGCGGATGCTCCGCGAGCACAGCACCACGGACATACCGCCGACATTTCCTCGCGTCCGGCTTCCTGAAACGCCGCATCTCGCCATAGGCGAGAATCACGAGCCTTCTCTCCGGCTACCACAGGCATGTCCGGGCCCCGATCAGAAAGGAAGGAGATAGCGCAAAGTCAGTTGGCTGCCTTCAGAGCGATTTCTTGCCCCTTGCTCGATGTAGTAATTGGCGAAGAAGCTCTGCTTGCCCTGGCGGTACATCACACCGGGACCCAGCCCCAGCACGCGTTCCTTCGAGTCGGACTGGCGTTGCCCATCGATCCGGTCGGCGCTGGTTTGCCTCAGTTGGTAACCCGCCAACCCGACTCGCCATGCATCGGAAAGCGCATACGAAACCGAGAAATTGCTGTGGATCGCGGTCCCCGGCTGGATATCGCCCGCCTGAAGCCGGGACGCCGGATCGTCGTTACGGCTCGACCAGGCGTAGTGCAAACGACCGCTGACCTCGAGCCGGTCGGTGAGCTCCCAGGTAAATGCATAATGCGGGCTGACGATCCAGAGATTGCTCCCCACATTGATGCTCGCATCGCGGTCATAGTCCCCTGTAGGCGCGGTAATCACCAGGTTCAGGCGCTGCCAGTATGGCCGACCGAACAGAGACACGGGTTCCCATTGCAGGAGCATCGGACTGACGACCAGATCGCCTTGACGGGTTCGGTCACCGTCCGGTCCACCATCGATTTCGAGATCAAGGTGCACCAGTGGCAATAGAATCTCGGCCCCGTAATACGCCCCCAGGAACTTCCGGGTGCTGATGTATGCAAGATGCGGTAGTACAGCCGTACTACGCACTCGCTGGCGCCCTGGGACGGCATGGCCCTGGGCGTTGGCGGCATCGTTGGAACGGTAATGCTGGACCGGCAGCTCGAACAACATTCCCGGCAACACGATGCCATCCATGAAGCTGGTGTTGCCCAAGGGTAAGGGCGGGAGGCTGACGTCATCAGCGGCCGCATCGGCGCAGCTCAGTACACTCGTCAGCGAAAGCACGGCGGCAGAACCACTGCAGGGTCTTATCCGAATCATCACTCAGCCATTGCGCGTCAGGTTGCAGATGACGGAAACGATAAGATTGCAAGGGCAGTGACGCTAGACTCACCGATCACCCACACCGTTCCATTTCATGAACGATATGACGACATGGCTCTCGCGGAGCGGTTGCCATCGGTACATTGGCTGGTCGGCTGCCTGACCGAACGCATTTGCAATGCGCTTGACCGCCAGTTCACCGCGCCAAACCGCTCAGGAAAATAGCGATAGCCTCGTCCAGCCGATGCTGGCGCTCAGTGCGCGAAGGCGTTTCCATCAAGCCAAGCAAGCAACGCAACTGGAAATCGCCGGTTAACGCATCGAGAAACAGGACTGCTCGCGTCTGGGCGTCCCCAGGGCTCACTAACCCGGCAGCATCGGCCCACCGGAAGTACTCGGTCAGGCAGCCATAGGCCGCGCCCGGCGCAGCCTCAAAAAATGACCGGGCCGCCTCCGGTGCGCGCGGCGCCTCTGCCACGATCAGTCGGTGGATGGCAATGGTTCGGGGTGAAAGGACTACGTCGAAGAATGTTCCCGCGATTTCCCGCAAGGCATCCGGCAAGGGCTTGTGCGCGAGATCCATGCTCCTGAGCGGATTGACGATCTCCTCGCACAGACGCGCGATGATCGCCGCGAACAGCCCATCCTTGTCACCGAAATAGGCGTACAGGGTGCGCTTGGAGCCGCCGATGCGCGCGATGATCGCGTCCACGCTGACCCCGGCGTAGCCCTCCTCCAGGAACATTTCCGTCGCCGCCGCGAGGATACCCTCGCGCTTCTCGACCTGCCTCTGACTTTCCACCCGCTCGTTCAACGAACCTTCCCTCCCACGTCCAGCGAATCTGTCTAAACAACCGTGCATAGCCTACCCGCGGTCTGCCGGGGGCTCCAGGCATGAAATGAAATCGAATCGAAGCCCGGCGGCATATTCGTAAAACTTCTTGGCTCCGAGTTGACAGGGAACATTGCGCATGGGAATCTCGATAAAACGGTACGGTACGTTACCGTTTACTGAAGCCTTGAAAAAGAATAACAGCGAGGTACAGATCATGCGTTTCGTGCACTTTGTCGAAGGCTCCGCCAAGGGCCTTGCCGTGGAAACCGAAGCGGGCCTGCGCGGCCTCACCGAAAACCAGCCGGGCTATCCGGGTTCGCTGCTGCAACTGCTGGATGCCGGTCATGCAGCGCTACAACTGGCGCACCGCAAGCTCAGCGAAGCCCCCCTCCTGGATGCCTCCAGCATCCGCTACCTGCCGCCCATCGAGCGCCCCGGCAAGATCGTCTGTGTCGGTCTGAACTACGCCGACCATACGAAGGAGAGCCCCTACGAGCAGCCCTCCTACCCCACCTTCTTCCCGCGCTTCGCCACCACCCTGATCGGCCACGGCGACGCCATCGTCCGCCCGCAGGCGTCCGAGCAGCTGGATTACGAAGGCGAGCTGGCGGTGATCATCGGCAGCCGCGGCCGCCACATCCCGCGTGAACGTGCGCTGGAATACGTCGCCGGCTATTCCATCTTCAACGAAGCCTCGGTGCGCGATTACCAGTTCAAGTCGCCGCAATGGACCATCGGCAAGAACTTCGACGCCACCGGCGCCTTCGGCCCCACCTTCGTCAGCGCCGACGAGCTGCCGCCCGGCGCCCGCGGCCTCAGCCTGACCACCCGGCTCAACGGCAAGGTCGAGCAGCAGGGCAACACCGCCGACATGGTCTTCGATGTCGCCGAACTGATCGCCGTGCTCAGCGAAGCGGTCACCCTCGAACCGGGCGACGTGATCGTCACCGGCACCCCGGCCGGCATCGGCTGGGCCCGCCGCCCCATGCTGTTCATGCAGCCCGGCGACATCTGCACCGTCGAGATCGAAGGCATCGGCCTCCTGAGCAACCCGATCGCCGCCGAGACTCCGCCGGCCTGAGGCCGCGCCACAGTTCGCCCATAACCCGTTCGCCCTGAATCAGGCGGGATTCGCCCGGCCGGCCTAGCGCCGCGCCGGTGTTCCCGGCTGCCCTCGCCACGGACTGCCCGGCAGTCCGCGGACGCGGCCGCCCGGAAAAAGGCCATCCCGCCGCCGAACGCCCCGAACCTGTCGCCGGCCACGGCCAAGGAGACGCAGCCATGCTGCACATCAAAGACATCAACCACGTGGTCTACCGGCATTCCGACCTCGACCGCCTCGAACGCTTCCTGCTCGACTTCGGCCTGGTCGTGGCCCACCGCACCGAACAGCGCCTGTACCTGCGCGGCACCGGGACGCTGCCCTACGTGTACATCGCCGAGCGCGCCGACACCCCGGCCTTCGGCGCCATCGCCTTCGCCGTGGAAACCCTCGACGACCTGCAGGCCGCCGAGCGCCTGCCCGGCGCCTCGCCGATCCAGCCGCTGGAGCATCCCGGCGGTGGTCACTGCGTGGTCCTGCATGACCCGTCTGGCCGACGCATAGAGCTGGTTCACGGCATCCAGCCGGTCGATCCGCTGCCCCACCGCTCGGCGCTGGTGCTCAACTCCGCAGTGGAGAAACGCCGCTTCGGCGACGTGCAGCGGCCCGGCAAGGGACCGGCGCAGGCCATGCGTCTCGGCCACGTCGCCATCGGCGTCGCCGACATGACGGCGATGATCGATTGGTATCGCAACGTACTCGGCATGCTGCCGTCCGACCTGATCGTCGAGGGCGAGCAGCGCGACTGCCCGGCCGCCGCCTTCCTGCGCCTGAATCGCGGCGACGACTGGACCGACCACCACACCATCGCGCTGTTCCAGGCCGGCAAGGACGTGGTCCACCACGCCTCCTTCGAGGTGCAGGACTTCGACGCCCAGTGCCTCGGCCACGAATGGATGAACGAACAGGGCTGGACGCCGTTCTGGGGCGTCGGCCGCCATGTACTCGGCAGCCAGATCTTCGACTACTGGCGCGACCCCTCCGGCAACCTCATCGAGCACTTCACCGATGGTGACCTGTTCAACCACGAATCGCCGATGAACTGCACCCAGGCCTGCGACTCCAGCCTCTACCAGTGGGGTCCGCCGATGTCGGTGGAGTTCTTCCTAGGCGGCAGCGA
This Pseudomonas sp. ATCC 13867 DNA region includes the following protein-coding sequences:
- a CDS encoding SphA family protein, translated to MLSLTSVLSCADAAADDVSLPPLPLGNTSFMDGIVLPGMLFELPVQHYRSNDAANAQGHAVPGRQRVRSTAVLPHLAYISTRKFLGAYYGAEILLPLVHLDLEIDGGPDGDRTRQGDLVVSPMLLQWEPVSLFGRPYWQRLNLVITAPTGDYDRDASINVGSNLWIVSPHYAFTWELTDRLEVSGRLHYAWSSRNDDPASRLQAGDIQPGTAIHSNFSVSYALSDAWRVGLAGYQLRQTSADRIDGQRQSDSKERVLGLGPGVMYRQGKQSFFANYYIEQGARNRSEGSQLTLRYLLPF
- a CDS encoding antitoxin Xre/MbcA/ParS toxin-binding domain-containing protein, with the protein product MSALLRESPAADAVLAKAVLTAREHLAMTQQELAAIVGVDRSAVSRWKQGGLRVDSKTGELALLLVRVYRALFALFGGNLEDMRHFLRTENRHLSGVPLQLMEQVQGLVAVVEYLDAIRGKV
- a CDS encoding TetR/AcrR family transcriptional regulator, with protein sequence MNERVESQRQVEKREGILAAATEMFLEEGYAGVSVDAIIARIGGSKRTLYAYFGDKDGLFAAIIARLCEEIVNPLRSMDLAHKPLPDALREIAGTFFDVVLSPRTIAIHRLIVAEAPRAPEAARSFFEAAPGAAYGCLTEYFRWADAAGLVSPGDAQTRAVLFLDALTGDFQLRCLLGLMETPSRTERQHRLDEAIAIFLSGLAR
- a CDS encoding carboxymuconolactone decarboxylase family protein; protein product: MLFNWSEYVPAVKKAFGALGKKHPKMIAAYQALDAAAADGDALDAKTRELIAIAVAITTRCDGCIGVHTEAARKAGATEAEVAQTLATAIALNAGAAYVYSLRAMEAFDSSAQK
- a CDS encoding 2,4,5-trihydroxytoluene oxygenase: MLHIKDINHVVYRHSDLDRLERFLLDFGLVVAHRTEQRLYLRGTGTLPYVYIAERADTPAFGAIAFAVETLDDLQAAERLPGASPIQPLEHPGGGHCVVLHDPSGRRIELVHGIQPVDPLPHRSALVLNSAVEKRRFGDVQRPGKGPAQAMRLGHVAIGVADMTAMIDWYRNVLGMLPSDLIVEGEQRDCPAAAFLRLNRGDDWTDHHTIALFQAGKDVVHHASFEVQDFDAQCLGHEWMNEQGWTPFWGVGRHVLGSQIFDYWRDPSGNLIEHFTDGDLFNHESPMNCTQACDSSLYQWGPPMSVEFFLGGSDEDESVAPRSLAERQRHNHR
- a CDS encoding RES family NAD+ phosphorylase → MSFETGARIWARHAPESVVGPIRGRLVRLVESQGQVATLQLVDTLAEQALLEELLETSKPRMPPPAEHLHYLLKTPFRYPPLRWGSRFGRRNEPSLFYAALKLETAMAESAFYRFVLWEGMSSPPPSGRILSEHASFEARFQVQRGVRLQLPPFREYEPALRDPLDYRVAQGLGSAMREAGVEAFEYRSARCPHGGVNVALFAPSAFTEKRPRNLMPWLCETTGEYVAFKHAQVPDTPRLFPRTQFLVDGCLPYPA
- a CDS encoding fumarylacetoacetate hydrolase family protein codes for the protein MRFVHFVEGSAKGLAVETEAGLRGLTENQPGYPGSLLQLLDAGHAALQLAHRKLSEAPLLDASSIRYLPPIERPGKIVCVGLNYADHTKESPYEQPSYPTFFPRFATTLIGHGDAIVRPQASEQLDYEGELAVIIGSRGRHIPRERALEYVAGYSIFNEASVRDYQFKSPQWTIGKNFDATGAFGPTFVSADELPPGARGLSLTTRLNGKVEQQGNTADMVFDVAELIAVLSEAVTLEPGDVIVTGTPAGIGWARRPMLFMQPGDICTVEIEGIGLLSNPIAAETPPA
- a CDS encoding GreA/GreB family elongation factor, coding for MNKQQVYQHILARLAQDLEIAVRAARTAHETATHEENIAENKYDTLGLEAAYLAAGQSRRVEEIRQALSLFENLQLRDFDEESGIQTSALVELVNDSGQRRWVFLGPDAAGLKVRHEGTEILVITSRAPLGNALLHRLPGDELEIGQGNARQCYEILDAY